The DNA sequence CCGGCGGCGGCACCGGACGCACCCTGCATCCCGACAACATGGGCGCAGGCCCTGCTTCCTACGGCCTGACCGATTCCATGGGTCGTATGCATGGTGATGCTCAGTTTGCTGGTTCTTCTTCCGTTCCTGCCCACGTGGAAATGATGGGTCTGATCGGTATGGGCAACAACCCCATGGTCGGTGCTACCGTGGCTTGTGCCGTTGCTGTTGAGGAATCTGCTCGTTAGTCGTAGTTTTTAATAGAAGAATCCCCTTCGCCTTTGGGCGGAGGGGATTTTTTATCGCCGGGCGGTTCAGTATTTTTTCTCCAGATGCCGGAAAATAAAAATGCCAATGAGAACCTGAAAAATCAGGTAGCCTGTTAAAAAAAGCGAAATGGGGATAGAATCTGTGAGGATTTCCAGCTTGCCCAATACAGAAAAAACTGTGATAGAAAAGCTGATCACAACAATACCCAGTATGTAGGCATAGCGCCCGGCCTTATTCCGCAGTTGTTTTTTGCGCTCATCCTCTAATTCGATCTGCTGTTGCTCCAGCCTTTGGGAATAACGGGCTTGATTCTTTGGCGCATTCCAATAAAGGTATCTGCCCACAGCGACAGCGCCGGGTGCCATAAAAGCCCCGGTAAAGCCGAACAATAGGCTGTCCAGCTTAGTATCCCATACCAATGCGGTGATTAGGCACAAAAGCCCCAGTATTATATAAACAAATCCTACGAAAAGATTATTTTTTTTCATGTTCCCGGTTCCTTTCATAAACAAAGATTGCCTCAATGGGCTTACCAAAGAAATCCGCTATCAGAAAAGCCAGCTCAAGGGAAGGATTGTATCGCCCATTTTCAATGGAGCTGACAGTCTGCCTTGAAACCCGGATGGCTTTTGCAAAATCCTCTTGATTCAAACCCTGTTCTTTTCGAAGCTGCTCCACATGGTTATGCAAGGTTATCCTCCTATTTGACAAGTTTGCTTTACATATCCAGTTTAGCAAACAACACCTGATATGTCAAGCTTGTTTTACATGACTCTTAAAAAATCCCCCGGCAGGCCGCTTTTAGAGCTGCTCTACCGGGGGATCGCTGTATTTTATCGGTTAATGGCATCCTTGAGCTTATCAAAAAAGCTCTTGCGCTTGGCATAGTTTTTATCGCTGGTAGAAGCCTCAAATTCCTTGAGAAGCTCTTTTTGCTTGGAGGTCAGGTTTTGGGGAACCTCCAGCACCACCCGGACATATTGATCGCCACGGCCACGCCCGTTGACATAGGGCACACCCTTATTCCGCAGGCGGAAAGTGGTGCCGGGCTGGGTTCCTTCGGGCACCGAGTAGGAAACCTTACCGTCCACAGTGGGAACCACAATTTCGTCGCCAAGAGTTGCCTGTGTGTAA is a window from the Oscillospiraceae bacterium MB08-C2-2 genome containing:
- a CDS encoding helix-turn-helix transcriptional regulator yields the protein MHNHVEQLRKEQGLNQEDFAKAIRVSRQTVSSIENGRYNPSLELAFLIADFFGKPIEAIFVYERNREHEKK